A genomic region of Deinococcus sp. KSM4-11 contains the following coding sequences:
- a CDS encoding ABC transporter permease, whose amino-acid sequence MTRQQLGGATTGGRYYLACLYAIWSREVKRSVRESGQLVGAFSRPLLWVIIFGVGLTPYFRTGLRETTFVVPFTYMQYIFPAVVVLNILYPSIQSAVSLIYDRQFGFFREVFASPVPRSAVFFGKLLGGATVATLQGGLVLLLGPYVDVPMPPQVLPGVLGTMFLVSLSFTAVGLLIASRLKSFEGFGVFSNALILPLYFLASSVFPLDPSLSVQQQQQVFPPWLVLLVRANPLTYAIDLLRHFIIDYHEHNLGLDVGVVLVLTALACTLSFREFRR is encoded by the coding sequence TTGACCCGTCAGCAGCTGGGCGGGGCGACGACCGGCGGGCGCTACTACCTGGCGTGCCTGTACGCCATCTGGTCACGCGAGGTCAAGCGCAGCGTGCGCGAGAGCGGGCAACTGGTGGGCGCGTTCTCCAGGCCGCTGCTGTGGGTGATCATCTTCGGAGTAGGCCTCACGCCGTACTTCCGCACGGGCCTGCGCGAGACGACCTTCGTGGTGCCGTTCACGTACATGCAGTACATCTTCCCGGCGGTGGTGGTACTGAACATCCTGTACCCCAGCATCCAGTCGGCGGTGAGCCTGATCTACGACCGGCAGTTCGGCTTCTTCCGCGAGGTGTTCGCGTCGCCCGTACCGCGCAGCGCGGTGTTTTTCGGCAAGCTGCTGGGCGGCGCGACGGTCGCCACGTTGCAGGGCGGACTGGTGCTGCTGCTGGGGCCGTACGTGGACGTGCCCATGCCGCCCCAGGTGCTGCCGGGCGTCCTGGGCACCATGTTCCTGGTGTCGCTGTCGTTCACGGCGGTGGGCCTGCTGATCGCGTCGCGGCTGAAGTCCTTCGAGGGCTTCGGGGTGTTCAGCAACGCCCTGATCCTGCCGCTGTACTTCCTGGCCAGCAGCGTGTTCCCGCTCGATCCGAGCCTCAGCGTGCAGCAGCAGCAGCAGGTGTTTCCGCCGTGGCTGGTGCTGCTGGTGCGCGCCAATCCCCTGACGTACGCCATCGATCTGCTGCGGCACTTCATCATCGATTACCACGAGCACAACCTGGGCCTGGACGTGGGCGTGGTGCTCGTGCTGACGGCCCTGGCGTGTACCCTGTCGTTCCGGGAGTTCCGGCGGTGA
- a CDS encoding transporter substrate-binding domain-containing protein — protein MSRPPAPPPVRRAWRPAGSTVFIVLGVLAYLALRQLPPDNSLARVKAAGVLNVCLPPSLPPFVSSDGNSATGREAAMIDRVAKRVGVPVGWNVQPAWGTSPDPVDWGVRPESCDLLAGGIIVNAETQGLMQVLPYARTGWAQLTTGAAPKHLAVLTNHWGLAADDAFAWADGQSLDFLAYPSAVDALAALRSGERDSVLALRDEVTWLQGQVPGSSIHEIGGLPEQTLALGMWKNNITLKREVLSVIPALPRP, from the coding sequence GTGAGCCGCCCGCCCGCACCGCCCCCCGTGCGCCGGGCCTGGCGGCCAGCGGGCAGCACCGTGTTCATCGTGCTCGGGGTGCTGGCGTATCTCGCGCTGCGGCAGTTGCCGCCGGACAACTCGCTGGCGCGCGTGAAGGCGGCGGGCGTGCTGAACGTGTGCCTGCCCCCCAGCCTGCCGCCCTTCGTGAGCAGCGACGGAAACAGTGCCACCGGCCGTGAAGCCGCCATGATCGACCGCGTGGCGAAGCGGGTGGGCGTCCCGGTCGGCTGGAATGTGCAGCCGGCGTGGGGCACCTCGCCGGATCCGGTGGACTGGGGCGTGCGGCCGGAATCGTGCGACCTGCTGGCGGGCGGCATCATCGTGAATGCCGAGACGCAGGGGCTGATGCAGGTGCTCCCCTACGCGCGCACCGGCTGGGCACAGCTCACGACCGGTGCCGCGCCGAAGCATCTGGCAGTACTGACGAACCACTGGGGCCTGGCTGCCGATGACGCCTTTGCGTGGGCGGACGGACAAAGCCTGGACTTCCTGGCCTACCCGTCGGCGGTGGACGCCCTCGCGGCGCTGCGGTCGGGCGAGCGCGACAGCGTCCTGGCCCTCAGGGACGAGGTGACGTGGCTGCAAGGGCAGGTACCGGGCAGCTCGATCCATGAGATCGGCGGCCTCCCGGAGCAGACGCTCGCGCTGGGGATGTGGAAGAACAACATCACGCTCAAGCGCGAGGTGCTCTCCGTGATTCCGGCCCTGCCCCGGCCCTGA
- a CDS encoding NAD(P)/FAD-dependent oxidoreductase, with protein sequence MKTLILGAGYAGLAVATKLKPTPDMDSLLIEQNAYHTFETRLHEAAAHNTRVTLPLAPLLKGTGVNLEQAQVDSVDLDHKEVKLKDGRVLTYDTLVIGLGSVTNFYRIPGLSENATELKQLSDADEIFNFVNRAYSSDYKGNRDIVVGGAGLTGVELVTELAQRAALLTKERGLPPFKIHLVEAGPKILPVLDDALRGKAMRTLEEYGINVLVGHRLMQATADSVTVQQADGTQTVIPAGKIIWTGGIQARDITTGANLEKGPGGRIVVDEFLRAKGYPEVFIVGDMGLGLNQEGKPVPTTAQHAGQQGRLTGKNLMRQSRGEELEPYEPTTLGEFVSLGGLMAVGWMKLPWNQKLAMTGGLAHVMKRASEWRWRVSID encoded by the coding sequence ATGAAGACCCTGATTCTTGGTGCCGGCTACGCGGGCCTCGCCGTGGCCACGAAACTCAAGCCCACGCCCGACATGGACAGCCTGCTCATCGAGCAGAACGCCTACCACACCTTCGAAACGCGCCTGCACGAGGCCGCGGCCCACAACACCCGCGTGACCCTGCCGCTCGCCCCGCTTCTCAAGGGCACCGGCGTGAACCTCGAACAGGCGCAGGTGGACAGCGTCGACCTCGACCACAAGGAAGTGAAGCTCAAGGATGGCCGCGTGCTCACCTACGACACGCTGGTCATCGGCCTGGGTTCCGTCACGAACTTCTACCGCATTCCCGGCCTGTCCGAGAACGCCACGGAACTCAAGCAGCTCAGCGACGCCGACGAGATCTTCAACTTCGTGAACCGCGCCTACAGCAGCGACTACAAGGGCAACCGCGACATCGTGGTCGGTGGCGCCGGCCTGACCGGCGTGGAACTCGTGACCGAGCTGGCCCAGCGGGCCGCGCTGCTCACCAAGGAACGCGGCCTGCCGCCCTTCAAAATCCACCTCGTCGAGGCTGGCCCCAAGATCCTGCCGGTGCTGGATGACGCGCTGCGCGGCAAGGCCATGCGCACCCTGGAGGAGTACGGCATCAACGTGCTCGTCGGCCACCGCCTCATGCAGGCCACCGCCGACAGCGTGACCGTGCAGCAGGCCGACGGCACCCAGACGGTCATTCCCGCCGGGAAGATCATCTGGACCGGCGGCATCCAGGCGCGCGACATCACCACGGGTGCAAATCTGGAGAAAGGCCCCGGCGGGCGCATCGTCGTGGATGAATTCCTGCGGGCCAAGGGGTACCCGGAAGTGTTCATCGTCGGGGACATGGGCCTGGGGCTGAACCAGGAAGGTAAGCCCGTTCCCACCACCGCGCAGCACGCGGGGCAGCAGGGCCGTCTGACCGGCAAGAACCTGATGCGCCAGTCACGCGGTGAGGAGCTGGAACCCTACGAGCCCACCACCCTGGGCGAATTCGTGAGCCTCGGCGGCCTGATGGCCGTCGGCTGGATGAAGCTCCCGTGGAACCAGAAGCTCGCCATGACCGGTGGTCTCGCACACGTCATGAAGCGCGCGTCCGAATGGCGCTGGCGCGTCAGCATCGACTGA
- a CDS encoding PadR family transcriptional regulator produces the protein MNPDLLRGNLDLILLTILEHQPLYGFAIIQEARDRTGGYFDFKEGSLYPALHRLEHDGLLGALIGEAGRNGKPRKYYAITDQGRALLESKRQEFNAFTSAVHRLCGTGT, from the coding sequence ATGAATCCCGACTTGCTGCGCGGCAACCTCGATCTGATCCTGCTGACCATCCTGGAGCACCAGCCCCTGTACGGCTTCGCCATCATTCAAGAAGCCAGAGACCGCACCGGCGGGTACTTTGATTTCAAGGAGGGCAGCCTGTACCCTGCCCTGCACCGCCTGGAACACGACGGCCTGCTGGGCGCCCTGATCGGCGAGGCCGGGCGCAACGGCAAGCCGCGCAAGTACTACGCGATCACCGACCAGGGCCGGGCACTCCTCGAATCCAAACGGCAGGAATTCAACGCCTTTACCAGCGCCGTGCATCGGCTGTGTGGAACCGGCACGTGA
- a CDS encoding permease prefix domain 1-containing protein — protein sequence MTTTVAQPDALGAYLRRATWGLPEACRQELWDELEEHVLTRADHLTLTGLDPTQALAQAIRELGPPARVTLGMAKVYTTPKLLIAAGSLAFVVSTGIYALAGGGENVPTIELPVVLEVPAKPQCVRGTNPRDPNLHIISEKDGVTCYRSGQPLKGVFMRHTDLQKVVQAQGGETTILKDGRLKVSYPGAGWFTTDTYFTVNQQRYYYASPLASSLMTSARPNAITLSGYKQPVLTVGGLRINFGSGSQQLGQNFYNGLSSELVNTLIGTPPAEGTSVTLNNYSTWDDTVPGTKQRVQTTLKPDEVVMAVLKRTGNNYVTLFSPVAPDGTVTFDRAPDHVRFVSSLDQLGPYPSGGRINALLVRVTNLPVSDLRSGIFVPAQATSDAR from the coding sequence GTGACCACCACAGTCGCCCAGCCCGATGCCCTGGGCGCCTATCTGCGCCGCGCCACCTGGGGCCTGCCCGAAGCCTGCCGACAGGAACTGTGGGACGAGCTGGAAGAACATGTCCTGACGCGCGCCGACCACCTCACCCTGACCGGCCTTGACCCCACTCAGGCCCTGGCCCAGGCGATCCGGGAACTCGGCCCGCCCGCCCGCGTGACCCTGGGCATGGCAAAGGTCTATACCACGCCGAAACTACTGATTGCCGCCGGAAGCCTCGCCTTCGTCGTCAGCACCGGCATCTATGCGCTGGCCGGAGGGGGTGAAAACGTTCCAACCATCGAACTCCCCGTTGTACTTGAGGTACCCGCCAAACCGCAATGCGTCCGTGGAACTAATCCCAGGGATCCCAACCTGCACATCATCAGCGAGAAAGACGGCGTCACCTGCTACCGATCTGGCCAGCCGTTGAAAGGCGTCTTCATGCGGCACACCGACCTCCAGAAGGTTGTTCAGGCACAGGGAGGCGAGACAACGATCCTCAAGGACGGCCGCCTGAAGGTCAGCTATCCGGGTGCAGGTTGGTTCACCACCGACACCTACTTCACGGTGAACCAGCAAAGGTACTACTACGCCTCTCCGTTGGCATCCTCGCTGATGACTTCAGCTCGTCCCAATGCCATCACACTCAGTGGATATAAGCAGCCCGTCCTGACTGTTGGTGGCCTCCGCATCAATTTCGGAAGTGGAAGCCAGCAGTTGGGACAGAATTTCTACAACGGACTTAGTTCGGAACTTGTCAACACCCTCATCGGCACACCACCAGCCGAGGGAACCAGCGTCACACTCAACAACTACAGTACCTGGGATGACACAGTTCCAGGCACCAAGCAACGCGTTCAGACCACCCTGAAACCCGATGAGGTCGTGATGGCCGTCCTCAAACGGACTGGAAACAACTACGTGACGTTGTTTTCGCCAGTCGCGCCAGACGGCACGGTGACGTTTGACCGTGCGCCTGACCATGTCCGTTTCGTGTCCAGCCTGGATCAGCTCGGCCCCTACCCCTCGGGCGGACGCATCAATGCCCTCCTCGTCCGCGTCACCAACCTCCCTGTGAGCGACCTCAGATCCGGCATTTTCGTCCCGGCCCAGGCCACGTCCGACGCCCGCTAA
- a CDS encoding TlpA family protein disulfide reductase → MAFLKRLHAEFGDSVTLLAVHTSYGHRLLPREDVVPTLTKFARDYAKLPCPVALDVSGDLARAWQIEGTPHWLAFAPGGALIRSVYGSQDNAQTRLQYLLEEWTGRREGVD, encoded by the coding sequence GTGGCCTTCCTCAAACGCCTGCACGCCGAATTCGGCGACTCGGTCACGCTCTTGGCCGTTCACACTAGCTATGGCCACCGGTTGCTGCCCAGGGAAGACGTGGTGCCCACCCTAACGAAGTTCGCCCGCGACTATGCAAAGCTCCCTTGCCCTGTCGCCCTTGACGTCTCGGGCGATCTCGCCCGCGCGTGGCAGATCGAGGGCACGCCGCACTGGCTGGCTTTCGCGCCCGGCGGCGCCTTGATCCGCAGCGTGTACGGCAGTCAGGACAACGCCCAGACCAGACTCCAGTACCTGCTGGAGGAATGGACTGGGCGCCGTGAGGGCGTGGATTAG
- a CDS encoding ABC transporter substrate-binding protein produces MKRSLMILSVLVVSSVSLAASVADVKKKGVLVLGTDPTFAPFEFKGSDGQIQGFDIDIARAVAKDLGVKLEIRAVGFGALMPQSVTSGRVDMAMSGITITAERGKVVGFSGPYYRSAQVFIVKAGNPGKFAWPSDVKGKAIGVQANTTGQFTANDLLKPKGATLKVYDDFAAGLADVRAGRIAALIGDAPTVDDLKKRLPGQFDKAGADLAAEDYGMVFAKGSDLAAAANKTLARLKANGEYQALLNKWIVQK; encoded by the coding sequence ATGAAGCGTTCCCTGATGATCCTGTCGGTGCTGGTGGTCTCGTCTGTCTCGCTCGCAGCGTCCGTGGCCGATGTGAAGAAGAAGGGCGTGCTGGTGCTGGGTACCGATCCGACCTTCGCGCCGTTCGAGTTCAAGGGGTCGGACGGGCAGATCCAGGGCTTCGATATCGACATCGCGCGGGCGGTGGCGAAGGATCTGGGCGTGAAACTGGAGATCCGCGCGGTGGGGTTCGGGGCGCTGATGCCGCAGTCGGTGACGTCCGGACGGGTGGACATGGCCATGAGTGGCATCACGATCACGGCGGAGCGGGGGAAGGTGGTGGGGTTCAGCGGGCCGTACTACCGCTCGGCGCAGGTCTTTATCGTGAAGGCCGGCAATCCTGGGAAGTTCGCGTGGCCGAGCGATGTGAAGGGCAAGGCGATCGGGGTGCAGGCGAACACCACCGGGCAGTTCACGGCGAACGACCTGCTCAAGCCCAAGGGCGCGACCCTGAAGGTGTACGACGACTTCGCTGCCGGGCTGGCCGACGTGCGCGCGGGCCGGATCGCGGCGTTGATCGGGGACGCGCCGACGGTGGACGACCTGAAAAAGCGCCTGCCGGGGCAGTTCGACAAGGCGGGAGCGGATCTGGCGGCCGAGGACTACGGCATGGTGTTTGCCAAGGGCAGCGATCTGGCGGCGGCGGCGAACAAGACCCTGGCGCGGTTGAAGGCGAACGGCGAGTATCAGGCCCTGCTGAACAAGTGGATCGTCCAGAAGTAA
- a CDS encoding amino acid ABC transporter permease gives MSDLLTGFRTILSGDYPQLLLSGLGLTLAVSLCALLVSVVVGTVLGVVRVFRVPVLGLVGNGYVEVVRGIPLIVLLSVVYYGLPALGVTLDGFPAAVLALGLYSAAYTSEIVRGGLTSVPSGQTEAARSLGLSRVQALRFVVLPQAWRVALPALGNEFVSLILGSSLASAVTLQELFAQGKNITSVTYRQFEVYAVLAVVYFLLTFTLTRVVRALERRQSRGQVLPDRRVI, from the coding sequence ATGAGCGACCTGCTCACGGGATTCCGGACGATTCTTTCAGGCGATTACCCCCAGCTGCTGCTGTCGGGGCTGGGCCTTACGCTGGCCGTGAGCCTGTGTGCGCTGCTGGTGTCGGTGGTGGTCGGCACGGTTCTGGGCGTGGTGCGGGTGTTCCGGGTGCCGGTGCTCGGCCTCGTCGGGAACGGGTACGTGGAGGTCGTGCGCGGGATTCCGCTGATCGTCCTGCTGTCGGTCGTGTACTACGGCCTGCCCGCGCTGGGCGTCACACTGGATGGATTTCCGGCGGCCGTCCTGGCGCTGGGCCTGTACTCGGCGGCCTATACCAGCGAGATCGTGCGTGGCGGGCTGACCAGCGTGCCCAGCGGGCAGACGGAGGCGGCGCGCAGTCTGGGCCTGAGCCGCGTGCAGGCCCTGCGTTTCGTGGTGCTGCCGCAGGCGTGGCGGGTGGCGTTGCCCGCCCTCGGGAACGAGTTCGTGTCGCTGATCCTGGGCAGTTCCCTGGCCAGTGCCGTGACCCTGCAGGAACTGTTCGCGCAGGGCAAGAACATCACCAGCGTCACCTACCGGCAGTTCGAGGTGTACGCCGTGCTGGCCGTGGTGTACTTCCTGCTGACTTTCACCCTCACACGCGTGGTGCGGGCGCTGGAGCGCCGCCAGAGCCGGGGACAGGTGCTCCCGGATCGCCGCGTGATCTGA